The genomic stretch CGGGGGAGCGGGATTCATCGGGTCGCACCTCGCGACGGAACTGTTGCAGCACGGCTACCAGGTCCGCATCCTCGATAACCTGATGCCGCAGGTGCACGGGTCGGAGCGACGCCGGCCCGAGCACCTCGACCGGCGCGCGGAGGTTCTCGTCGGGGATATCCGGGACGCGCAGCAGCTCAAGGAGGCTCTCGACGGGGTCGATGCCGTCATTCACCTGGCGGCGGTCCTCGGGGAGCGGTCGAGCATGTACCAGATCGAGAAGTACATGAGCGTCAACACCGCCGGAACCGCCGTTCTCCTTGAGGCGTTGCTCGAACATCCCATCAAGCGGCTCATCGTCGCCTCGAGCAGCACCGTCTACGGGGAAGGGCTGTACTGCTCGTACAACGGCACCACCTACCCGAAGATCCACCGTTCCCGGGGAGAGACAGCAAGGGGCAGGTGGGAGCCCCGGAGCCCCGACGGGGAGGTGATCTACCCCCTCCCGACCCCGGAGACGAAGGAAGCGTCGCCGCTCTCGGTCTACGCCGTCTCCAAGTACGACCAGGAAGAGATGTGCCGGCTGATCGGGGAGTCTTACGGCATTCCGACGACCGTTCTCCGGCTTTTCCCCGTCTACGGCCCGCACCAGGGGTATGCAAACCCGTATTCCGGCGTGCTGACCGAGTACGCGTCCCGCCTGCTCCAGGGCTTTCCCCTACACCTCTTCGAGGACGGCTACCAGCAGCGCGACTTCGTGAGCGTCTACGACGCGGCGCGCGCCTTCCGCCTGGCCCTCGAGTCGCCCGGTGCCGTCGGCGGGACGTTCAACATCGCAAGCGGCCGCCCCTGTAC from Methanoculleus chikugoensis encodes the following:
- a CDS encoding NAD-dependent epimerase/dehydratase family protein codes for the protein MHTDTSPTVLITGGAGFIGSHLATELLQHGYQVRILDNLMPQVHGSERRRPEHLDRRAEVLVGDIRDAQQLKEALDGVDAVIHLAAVLGERSSMYQIEKYMSVNTAGTAVLLEALLEHPIKRLIVASSSTVYGEGLYCSYNGTTYPKIHRSRGETARGRWEPRSPDGEVIYPLPTPETKEASPLSVYAVSKYDQEEMCRLIGESYGIPTTVLRLFPVYGPHQGYANPYSGVLTEYASRLLQGFPLHLFEDGYQQRDFVSVYDAARAFRLALESPGAVGGTFNIASGRPCTFRTVADLLATITGRQDLSPEIMGISRIGDIRHCFADIGRAREVLGYEPKVTLEVGLLDLVAWVEAGIEEGRKVPAPVRALGSSRLRV